A segment of the Candidatus Andeanibacterium colombiense genome:
GGATGACCCCGTCGACCATGCTCAGGATACGCTCCACCTCGCCGCCGAAGTCGGCGTGGCCCGGGGTATCGACGATGTTGATATGGGTCGTCTCGCCGGTTTCGGGCGAGGTCCATTCGACCGAGGTGCACTTCGCGAGAATCGTGATCCCGCGTTCCTTCTCGAGGTCGTTCGAATCCATCGCGCGCTCTTCCACGCGCTGGTTGTCGCGGAAAGTGCCCGATTGGCGGAAAAGCTGGTCGACGAGGGTGGTTTTACCGTGGTCGACGTGGGCGATGATCGCCACGTTGCGGAGATTCATAAATTATCCTGATTGCCGCGGGTCTGCGGTTTCGGGCGCGCCCATAGCTTAGATTGTGCAAATGCGAAAGTACCTTAGGATGCAACGATGACTCAGCCATTACGAATCCTCGTCATTCTCGGGTCCGTGCGCGAAGGACGGGTGGCAGAACCGGTCGGGAACTGGGTGATCGAACAGGCGGCGGGGCGCGAGGATATTGCGCTGGAACTGGTCGATCTCAAGGCCTGGGCCCTGCCGCCCTATCCGTTCCCGCGGCCGCCGGCGATGGGCGGATACACCGATCCGCTGCAGCTCGCCTGGGCCGAAAAGATCGCCGGCGCCGACGGCTACATATTGATCGCGCCCGAATACAACCATGGCATCCCGGCCGCGCTGAAGAATGCGCTCGATTTCGTCTATGCCGAATGGGCGCGCAAGCCGGTCGGCTTCGTCGGATATGGCGGCGCGGGCGGGGCGCGCTCGATCGAGGGGCTGACCCAGGTCGCGCGTTCGCTGCAGATGGCGGCGCTGGAGGCGGCGGTCCACATCATGGGGGTGAACGGCAAGATCGCCGATGGGCGTTTTACCGGCGAGGGGCACGACACCGGCTCGCTGGCCCGTCTGTTCGACCAGTTGAGGTGGTGGGGTAACACCTTAAAGGCTGCGCGTTAACGATTGGTATCACGCGATTTATATTCGCTGACGTTACGGCAAGGCGGGGTTTGTTAACCTTCTCCGGGTTAGTGTGCCTCAAGGGCAACAGAGGCGGTTTCGGCTGCAACCAGCGCTCTATTTGTCAATTGTTTCCGATAGGCCACAATCGTATGCGTATCGCTGGAGTCCGGGTGCTGACGGACGCCTCGCTAGAAGGCGCACGGGGTTCTCCGGTGGAGAGATGGAGTTTCCTATGATCAAGACTTCCTGCCGTGCAGGTGCGCGCCGCGCCCTGTTCCTGCTTGGCGTCGCGGGCATCGCCACGAGCCTGCCGTCCGCCGCCTTCGCGCAAGACGAAGAAGTCACTCCGTCCGAACCGGCGCCGCCGGCGCCCGAGGCCGACGCCACCGGCAACGAGATCCTCGTCACCGCGACCAAGCGCGAACAGACGCTGCAGGATACGCCGGTCGCCGTCACGGTCGCGACCCAGGAGCAGATCGAGCGCGCGCAGATCCGCGACCTCAAGGATCTCTCGATCCTCGTCCCGTCGCTCCGCGTGACCCAGCTGCAAAGCTCGGCCAACACCAATTTCATCATCCGCGGCTTCGGCAACGGCGCGAACAACGCGGGGATCGAGCCTTCGGTCGGCGTGTTCATCGACGGCGTCTATCGCAGCCGGACCGCGTCGCAGATCAACGACCTGCCCAACATCAGCCGGGTGGAAATCCTGCGCGGCCCGCAGTCGACCCTGTTCGGCAAGAACGCCTCCGCGGGCGTGATCTCGGTCCGCACCGAGGAACCGCAGTTCGATTTCGGCGGCAATGTCGAAGGCAGCTACGGCAATTACAATGCGGTGGTCGCGCGCGGTTACGTGACCGGGCCGCTGTCCGACACGGTCGCGGCGAGCATTGCCGGCGGCTGGTCGGGCCGTGACGGCTACAACAAGGATCTCGGCACCGGCGACCGCACCAACGAGCGCAACCGCTGGTTCGCCCGCGGCCAGCTGCTGTTCGAACCGTCGACCGACCTCAAGGTGCGGATCATCGGCGATTACAGCGCGATCGACGAGAATTGCTGCGGCGTCGTCAATCTCCAGCGCTCGCCGGCAACCAGCGTGATTGACGCATTAGGCAATATCCCCGATGCGGACCATCCCTATGCCAACATCGTCTACGACAACATCAATTCGACCAACGACATCAAGGATTGGGGCCTTTCGGGCGAGATCAACTGGAACGCCGGGCTGATCAACGTCACCTCGATCACCGCCTATCGCAACAACCACTCGATCACCGCGCAGGATGCCGACTTCACCAGCGCCGACCTGATCAACCCGCTCGCGGCCGATGTGAACATCGACACCTTCACCCAGGAACTTCGCCTGACCGCCGATTTCGGCAATTTCGCGCATTTCCTGCTCGGCGGGTTCTACATCAACGAGAAGGTCGATCAGACCGGCTCGCTGATCTGGGGCAGCCAGGCGCGGCCCTATGCCGACCAGCTGATCCAGAGCCTGACCGGCGGCAGCCTGAATCTCGCGCAGCTCGAAGGCACGCTGGGCGCGCTCGAGGGCGATCCGACCAAATATGCCGGCGACTTCTTCAAGGCCGGCACCGGCAATACCAACGAAGCCTTCACCCTCGACAGCGAGGCGTTCTCGATCTTCGGCCAGGCCGATTTCCAGATCGCGCAGGGGCTGACCCTGACGCTGGGCGGCAACTACACCAAGGACATGAAGGACTACACCGCGCGGATCGACGGGAACGACGTGTTCTCGCAGGTCGATCTGGTGGCCGACGGCAACACCGCGATCTACCAGACCGCGCTGGCGACCACGATCGGCGGCCCGATGTTCCTCAACCTCGGGCGCCCGGCGACCGCGGGCGAGATCCAGGCTTTCGCGGGCGGCAATTTCCCGACCTACCAGGCGATCGCCGCGCAGTCGCAGGCCTATGCCAATGCGAACCAGGGCAATCCGGCGGTCAATCCGCTGCTGGCATTGCAGCCGCTGCAGTATTTGCCGCAATTCGTCAGCGTGCCGAACTCGGTCGAGCCCGGCCACATCTCGGACGATGCGTTCACCTACACGATCCGGCTGGCCTATGAGCTCAGCGATCAGGTCAATGTCTATGCGAGCTACGCGACCGGCTTCAAGGCGGCCTCGGTCAACCTCTCGCGCGACAGCCGTCCGCTGGCGTCCGACGCCGCCGCGCTGGAGGATGCGGGGCTGACGCAGGTCAACCAGACCTACGGCACGCGCTACGCCGATCCCGAGCATTCGCGGGTGATGGAATTCGGCGTGAAGACCAACTTCGGCCGGGCTTCGGCCAACCTCGCGGTGTTCCAGCAGCAGATCAAGGGCTTCCAGTCGAACATCTTCACCGGTTCCGGCTTCGCTCTGTCCAACGCGGGCAAGCAGTCGACCTTCGGCGTCGAATTCGAAGGCCAGGCGCGGCTGTTCGAAGGCTTCACCGCCAATGTCGGCGTGACCTATCTCGATCCGAAGTATAACGACTTCAAGTTCGCCGCGGTCGGCGATCTCTCGGGCACCCGCCCGGCCAACATCCCGACCTGGACCACGGTCGTCGGCGGCACTTACGACTATGCGCTGGCCAATGGCGACGACATCATCCTCGACGCTTCGTATCACTACGAAAGCCGGGTGAAGATCACCGAAGGCCTGCCGGGCTTCCTCGATCTCGGTTCGGCGGCGGCGATCGCGGCGGCCGATCCGTTCACCCGCCAGGTGGACGAAGTCTCCGCCTCGCTGTCCTACAGGATGAAGGACGGGCTCGAACTCACGCTGTGGGGCCGGAACCTGCTGAACGACCGCTACATATTGCAGATCTTCGATTCGGTCGCGCAGCCCCATTCGATCTCGGGCTATCCGAACCAGCCCCGCACCTGGGGCGGCACGGTGCGCTTCAAGTGGTAGGGAAGACTGCCTAGACCGTGAGGGAGAGGGGGCTGCGGCCCCCTTTTTCTTGCCTGTCGCGCGAAAACTGTGTCCGCTGTCCGGATCTGCCCCGCTCGGGGGCCGCCGGGGGGCTGACACATGAAATGGATGATCTTGCCGTATCTGCGCTACGTGGATTTCTCCGGCCGTTCGCGGCGGCTGGAATATTGGATGTTCACGCTGTTCAACATCCTGCTGCTTGTTGGATTCGTCATCATCGGGGCGGAATTCTTCGGCCGTGCGGATCCTGTCGGCGGATTGGCCGATCAACAAGCAGGTTCGGGCATGGCGATGGTCGCATTCATTTTCGTGTTCGTATTCGCCACGATCATTCCCGGTATCGCGGTGCAGGTGCGGCGCTTGCACGATTAGGACAAGTCCGGCTGGCTGATCCTGCTTGGTTTCATCCCCTATGTCGGGGGCCTCATCATGTTGGTCCTGATGCTGACCGATGGCACGGCGGGCGAGAACCGGTTCGGCCCCGATCCTAAAGGCAGGTACGACGCGGACGCTTTCACGTAAGAAGTTGCGCACCGTCAAGCGCGCGAGCAAGGCGCGCTTTTTCTTGCCCCGGGCGGCAAAAAATGTTCGCCTTCGCATTCCCGCGACTCACTCGCGGGGTTGAGGGGGACTCAATCATGGAATGGATGCTGATGCCCTATCGGCGGTATGCCGATTTCTCCGGCCGCTCGCGGCGGAAGGAATACTGGATGTTTGCGCTTCTCCAATTGATCGTGGCCTGCGTATTTTACGCGCTCCTGTTCGCGGGCATGCCCGAAATGGACGCACCCGGCCAGATCGCCCAGGCACCCGGTGCATTGTTCTATGCCGGCTTCATACTGTTTATGATTTTTGCCTTGGTGTCCTTCATCCCGTCTCTCGCTGTCACCGTTCGGCGTCTGCACGATCAGGATAAATCAGGCTGGTGGATACTCATCGAGTTCGTTCCTTTCGTCGGCCCCCTTATTCTGTTGATCTTCATGTTCATGGATGGGACGCCGGGGCCCAACCGCTTCGGAGATGATCCCAAGGGCAGCGTTGGCGAGGCTTTCGCTTAAGCAGCTTTGCCGGTTGCCGACCGGGGTGATCCCCGGCCGGCCATCACGCCGACGATCCGGATTTTCAGGCTTGGGTTCACAATGCAATCATATGGCGGTTTCTGGATTCGCGTACTCGCTTACCTGATCGACTGGATCATCCTCTATTTCGCGTCGAGCGTTCTTTCCGGGATCGTGATGGGTGTCGGCTTTGCTTCGATCAACGCCGGTTATACCGCGGTGAGCACCGCGATGCTCGGAGTGGCCGGCATCTCTTTCGTGCTCAACTGGCTTTACTTCGCGATCCTCGAAAGTTCGAGCTGGCAGGGCACGGTCGGCAAGCAGGCGCTCAAGCTGGTGGTGACCGACGAGCAGGGCGAACGGATCAGCTTCGGCAGGGCAACCGGGCGCTATTTCGCCAAGTTCCTCTCCGTGCTGATCTTCTGCATCGGCTTCATGATGGCGGGCTGGACCGGCCGCAAGCGGGGTCTGCACGACATCGTCGCCGGCACGCTGGTCTACAAGGCGAACTCGCCCGATCTGCCGCGCAACAGCGCGCGGGTGTTCGAGTAGCCTAAAGCTCGCGTAGCGCCTGCGCGGGCCGCGCTCGCAGCAGCGGCAGCGAT
Coding sequences within it:
- a CDS encoding NAD(P)H-dependent oxidoreductase, translated to MTQPLRILVILGSVREGRVAEPVGNWVIEQAAGREDIALELVDLKAWALPPYPFPRPPAMGGYTDPLQLAWAEKIAGADGYILIAPEYNHGIPAALKNALDFVYAEWARKPVGFVGYGGAGGARSIEGLTQVARSLQMAALEAAVHIMGVNGKIADGRFTGEGHDTGSLARLFDQLRWWGNTLKAAR
- a CDS encoding TonB-dependent receptor, which translates into the protein MIKTSCRAGARRALFLLGVAGIATSLPSAAFAQDEEVTPSEPAPPAPEADATGNEILVTATKREQTLQDTPVAVTVATQEQIERAQIRDLKDLSILVPSLRVTQLQSSANTNFIIRGFGNGANNAGIEPSVGVFIDGVYRSRTASQINDLPNISRVEILRGPQSTLFGKNASAGVISVRTEEPQFDFGGNVEGSYGNYNAVVARGYVTGPLSDTVAASIAGGWSGRDGYNKDLGTGDRTNERNRWFARGQLLFEPSTDLKVRIIGDYSAIDENCCGVVNLQRSPATSVIDALGNIPDADHPYANIVYDNINSTNDIKDWGLSGEINWNAGLINVTSITAYRNNHSITAQDADFTSADLINPLAADVNIDTFTQELRLTADFGNFAHFLLGGFYINEKVDQTGSLIWGSQARPYADQLIQSLTGGSLNLAQLEGTLGALEGDPTKYAGDFFKAGTGNTNEAFTLDSEAFSIFGQADFQIAQGLTLTLGGNYTKDMKDYTARIDGNDVFSQVDLVADGNTAIYQTALATTIGGPMFLNLGRPATAGEIQAFAGGNFPTYQAIAAQSQAYANANQGNPAVNPLLALQPLQYLPQFVSVPNSVEPGHISDDAFTYTIRLAYELSDQVNVYASYATGFKAASVNLSRDSRPLASDAAALEDAGLTQVNQTYGTRYADPEHSRVMEFGVKTNFGRASANLAVFQQQIKGFQSNIFTGSGFALSNAGKQSTFGVEFEGQARLFEGFTANVGVTYLDPKYNDFKFAAVGDLSGTRPANIPTWTTVVGGTYDYALANGDDIILDASYHYESRVKITEGLPGFLDLGSAAAIAAADPFTRQVDEVSASLSYRMKDGLELTLWGRNLLNDRYILQIFDSVAQPHSISGYPNQPRTWGGTVRFKW
- a CDS encoding DUF805 domain-containing protein codes for the protein MEWMLMPYRRYADFSGRSRRKEYWMFALLQLIVACVFYALLFAGMPEMDAPGQIAQAPGALFYAGFILFMIFALVSFIPSLAVTVRRLHDQDKSGWWILIEFVPFVGPLILLIFMFMDGTPGPNRFGDDPKGSVGEAFA
- a CDS encoding RDD family protein, which gives rise to MQSYGGFWIRVLAYLIDWIILYFASSVLSGIVMGVGFASINAGYTAVSTAMLGVAGISFVLNWLYFAILESSSWQGTVGKQALKLVVTDEQGERISFGRATGRYFAKFLSVLIFCIGFMMAGWTGRKRGLHDIVAGTLVYKANSPDLPRNSARVFE